The following are encoded in a window of Peromyscus maniculatus bairdii isolate BWxNUB_F1_BW_parent chromosome X, HU_Pman_BW_mat_3.1, whole genome shotgun sequence genomic DNA:
- the LOC102904238 gene encoding late histone H2B.L4-like: protein MATSSIALAGASAMAAVEEPTAVEEPKAVDKQDSDTSKKAVKVRKPKKVTSEKEKQPEKCRRSLRLLQRQRMKENERRAARLLRRRRNSFAIYFPKVLRRVHVGFTLSEQSVRILDSFVKDMFERIANEASNLARQNKSSTINSREIQTAVRLLLPGKICKQAVSEGTMALVRYISSK from the coding sequence ATGGCCACTTCCTCGATCGCCCTGGCAGGTGCCTCCGCTATGGCCGCTGTGGAGGAGCCAACTGCTGTGGAGGAGCCAAAAGCTGTGGACAAGCAAGACTCTGATACATCTAAGAAGGCTGTCAAGGTCCGAAAGCCTAAAAAAGTCACCtcagagaaggagaagcagccagagaagtgTCGTCGCTCTCTCCGCCTTCTCCAGCGCCAACGTATGAAGGAAAATGAGCGCCGAGCTGCCCGCCTCTTGAGACGCCGTAGGAACAGCTTCGCCATTTATTTTCCCAAGGTGCTAAGAAGAGTCCATGTGGGCTTCACCCTTTCGGAGCAGTCCGTGCGCATCTTGGATTCGTTTGTGAAGGATATGTTTGAAAGAATCGCCAATGAAGCAAGCAACTTGGCCCGTCAAAACAAAAGCTCGACGATCAACTCTAGAGAGATCCAGACTGCTGTGCGTCTTCTGCTTCCTGGCAAGATCTGCAAGCAAGCAGTGTCTGAAGGCACCATGGCCCTGGTCCGGTACATCTCTAGCAAGTGA